aaacagtATTTCTGAACCGCAAACCGACTCTGATGTTGAAGCGATCGCTAATTATGTAGAATTATTcatgtaaattatgtaaataattctttccGGCAGCTTTGGTGGACGACCGACTGCAGACCACCTGCAACAAGTCCGGTAAGCACGACTGTCGCTGCGAGGAGGAGGACGCGTCCCCTCTGTCGCCCACTATCAGATCAAACGGTGAGCGGAAACGTCGCCGGTCGCTGCCCTGCGGCCCAGCGGAGAGTCCTTGCGTGACCTCGCAACCCATGCCATTGCCGTCCCTTCAGGAACACATCCCGCAGGAGACAAAGGATAACGCGAACCCGCGAGGCTCCGCCGAGATGATGAACAACAATCGTAGCGCAACGCGGACCCTGCAGAACAGACCGGAGAACAGGAATGAGGTTAGGACTCGCAACAATCTGAACTCGGATCACCTGGAGCACTGGTTCAAGGTGCAGCTGAAGATCGAGGAGCATGAAGGCAACTTGGAGAAACGCTGCAAGCGCACGGCGAAGGAGGAGATCGTTAATCCGAAGATGAACGTCGACCGGATCGAGGAGAGCTACAACAACTCGGTTAAGAATTCCACTAACGTCGGGACAGGATCCGGTGACGCGTCGGAGATGACATCCGCGACGAAAGGCGGCGGCCTCTTGGACAACTTTGCGCCCTTTGCTCCCGCCGTCTGGCCCTTCGTCTCCTCTTGGCAGAACAGCAATATGAACAGCAAATTTCAGAGCTTGCGCGGCGTGAAGGAAGCCCGTTTCAACGACTCCGAGAGAAGTTACAAGCCGTTGATCGTGAAGGACACGCTGCACAACGCTTCGAACGATCCCTACGCTCAGCCTACTCCCTTCCACGAGTCAAATCCCGGACCGTCGACGTACAAATGGATGCAGAAGCTAGACAATTCCGCTTGCACGGTGCATCAGAGCTGCTCGAAGAATGTCAATAAGATCGTCGCCGAGGCGCGAGTGTCGACCGGTCAAGACGCGTTGGAGATCAACAAGGAGGATAACGCTCTCAGGAACAGTCAGAGGAAAACCGGCAAGTCGGACCTGGGTCAGTTGATGTGGAGACTGTCGATCCCCGATGAGAAGGACAAGAGCGAGGAGGGTGGATTGCTGGATTGGTTCAGTAAAGTGTCCGGAAGAGTCCTGGGCGTCGCGGCTACGAAAGGCTACGTGGGCGGCAATAAGACGAAGAGCGGAAGCCTGAAGCAGCCTGAGCATCCAGCCGGGCAACAGGGCGCCAACGAGATCAAGTTCAAGAACTGCAATTTAGAGCTGAGCCAGCGGGAGGTCGACGAAGTTTTGGCGGTGTTGCGAGCGCGGACACCATCGGGACGTCGAAGATCCACTGTGAAAAATGTGAGGAGGCGCAATGTGGAGCGACCCGAGAGAGGCGGTGACGGCGTGGAGAAGATTCCGGCGAAATGCGCGAGTCCGGATGAAGAAGCAATGCGGAGCAACTCGATGAATCGGCCCGCTGGCGTTTGCCGAGTCCGCGCGCTGAAGTCCTGCGAGGATTGCAATCGTGGATCGTGCAAGATGATAGATCATCAGATACCGGAAGAGCAGTCGAGCCCTTTGGACCGAGTCTACTACGACAAGAATGTTTACCATCCCACGCGCCCGAATCCCGCCGACAGACGTGCCAACAGGTTGAACGAAGAGCGCGCGAACGGAGACGCGGATCACCTGCAGAACGTTTCCACGAAGGCGGACGTGCTGCTCGGAGCGATTCTGCGGACCAGCAAGGACCGGAAAGATCCGCCGGACGTTTCGTCAAATGGGACCAGTCCGAGATCGACAACTATCGTCGACGATGACAGCAGCGATGATGATTCTTGCTCTTCGAGCGTCGAGAAGCTCGATCAGCAGAACAACGGAACCGCCGGCTTGTCCAACGACGACAAATTCCTGCCGTTGAACAAAAGATTCCATCGGTTTCGGCAGCTATTCAAGAAGGAAGTGGACAAGAGGATCGCCATGATGGCGGAAGAGGGCCCTTTCTCGCCAGAGACGACGCCGAGCCCGACACCGTCGCAACGCTCCAACTCGGCGCTGCTTCGTTATAACAACGAACAACCGAATCTGCATAACGCGAGAAGCAGCAGGGTGAAGCGGCGAATCGACTTCGTGAACTTTCCGGAAGTCACCGAGGAGAAGGAGGACACGGCGGTTCCGCGAGCAAAAGAAACGCATCAAAAGCCGCGTGAGTCGCGCAGTACAAATAACAATCGCGAGTGCGATTCCGCGGGTCTGAACAACCGGCAGAATCATCGCGACAGGCGATTGCTCGAAGGCGCGAAGGAACCTGCCGTGGAGGAGGAGCGGGGCGAGAAGAAGGACATTGCTATTCTGCAGAAGAATAATTTGACCACGCTGACCACTGCGCAAAACGGACATCCGTCTTCCAAAGTACGAAACGGCAATCACAAGGATGGCATCGCGGAGACAGGCGACGACGAGACTGTCGACAAGAGCGTGCCGTCCGCCCTTGAGCAGGAGAGATTCCGCAGATCTCTCGAGAACGCGGCGTCAATGGTGTTTCACAGCAGAACCGGTCTGCCGTTGACTTCCAGCCCGGCGCCATTGAGGAGAGGCAGCTGTTGCTTCGACTACGACAGCAGCTTGAACTCCGTCTCTTCCAAGAGAAAGTATGAtccgtaaaaaatattggacaCTTCCAACGGCATCGACAAAAAAAActatcgattaaaaaaaattttttagaatttttttaaattcgcatagaaatttttttttttgaaaattgtttacttGTTAAAgtcaaatgttatttaaagaaatgctacttttttttaaacaagttACCGACAAAATCGTTGGATTGTAAAATCTACGTCCAAATCGGCggttacaatatttattatcgatgcCGTTGAGTTGACATTGAGACAGCTCTTTTCTCAAAACTGATGTTTTTCGTTTCAGCGCGTTGTTCGAGTTAAACACACCGCCAAGTCCGGGCGCGGTATCGTTGGAAGAAACCGATCGCGAGACGGAGACGCCCAAGAGACGGTCCAACTCTCGCCACCGGCCGCAGAGTCACGCTCTTTTAGGCAGCTTCGAGGAGTCAGCGTTGAACGGCAGACTCGAACCGGTGTCCACGGTTCACGGTTTCACAGCGGAGCTCGGAGCCAGCGGTTCCTTCTGCCCGAAGCACCAGAAACTTCCAGTTACCGTGTTCTTCTACACGCTCGGTGACAACGACAAAGTCTCCACGCCATACCTTGTACGTTTACAAAGAAACAAACGATACACGTTGtgtctaatttaattataaatacggATGTCCGCCGTGCAATAAACGAATAGCAAGTTAATATGAcgcgatatataaaatagaatactGTCGAAAAGTGAAAGCTTTAACGATGCGGACGAtggttaaattatttgataatgaaatattaaaaactttctaatttttccaCTTTAGGCATTGCTCACCCGCTACTCTTTTGCAGGCTCATATTAATCTGGAGAAAAAGGGCTATCAGGTACCAAGAAGTGGCACCATCCAAGTGACTCTTCTCAATCCGCTGGGTACAGTCGTTAAAATGTTCGTAGTATTGTACGATCTAACCGATATGCCACCGCGATCTCATACTTTTTTACGTCAAAGAACACTGCGGGACAAAACACTACGCTACCTCGTTCATCTTAGGTGAGACGCGCTGCTCTAAACGGAATAAGAAGGTGGAACACAAGCGGGGAATAGACAATTAACACGAAATCTCGTTTCAGATTTATGTCCAGCAAATCAGGCCgaatttatttgcatacgGACATCCGTATGATCATCTGCCGTAAATCCGACGTGGACACGGCATCGGACTTGGGCTCCGAGCCGCCGAAGGAGCTCAGGAGCTACATCCACGGTCCTACGAACCCGAAGTTTTCGCCAAGGTGCTGAGCCACGTGGTACTTTCCGTGGGGCTGCTGTCAATCGTTCCGCCCGCCCAGTCCCCTTCAAGTCGAAGTGTGATCAATGAATAATCCAGATCgggaaatcaatttttgttctttcgACCCTTTGCGGATATGGACAATAACAATCTTTCGTGCGGGTGTAAAGAAAAAGCAATCGGAATGTTCTTATTTGTCATCGTTTCTAAACTTCGTGCTTAAAATCTTACGAGCACTGGGACTAGTAGAGATAGGTTGTTGCGTTAGCGAATTGTGATAATGTTAAGACGAAAACTGTAGCTCtcagttaattattaaacattatttttttttttttttggaaattacTTTAAATCGCAAAGGGTTAAGGAGGGTCGAGAAAAGGTCGAAAGAGCGTAAAAGAGTGGCGAAAGAAATTCAAAGAATTCACCATTCGTGTTGGAATCATTCATAATacattttcttcctttttttttcatgaaaaaattgaCCCATTTATCGAGTCTTTTGCGTTGGAAAATTAAATCCTGCACTTTTGGCACTCCGACTATTAAATTCTAACACGATTGGTTCGTAAAATTGATTCGAAGCTCAATTACACTTCCGGTGTCATTTCGATCCGTGGATTCGCGTTCACAGTCTAGGATGCTGCATAGAAGTAAAGTAGAATAAGTTCGCGCAGTTTGTTCGTTTTTGTAATAACGATAGTGATATTAGAGTTCGAAagttctgttaatattaaacCGATAAGTCTTTCTGTTTCCAATCCAACGTGTAATAATCGTAAATGAAATCGGTCAATTTAAAATTCGCAGTAAGAATTCAC
This window of the Linepithema humile isolate Giens D197 chromosome 1, Lhum_UNIL_v1.0, whole genome shotgun sequence genome carries:
- the LOC105678601 gene encoding uncharacterized protein, giving the protein MHCLGAVTGGGASSPNGVGGRGGVLSVFRALGVLVCEGRIQGPPRGYKEGPHCAPPMQAVPNDHVCEENNYLCNRYRVLIEEITERLAVGSYLCVEVVLCSDCPCGLAKSTYNYPVPPSISQWQKCTSEMLLEYWCICVVPSKSPESMNFQGLYQAVRSRLHFSQVAAWWSRSNGAEPCYVATRIISHNEDNLSKFREPPVEHTFPLAGNNDGNSIKVTVWALPRMEEVPVLTCSLHPKKEKDEEDIARALTPTKSIPMGSVGSQNSESLVLPALVDDRLQTTCNKSGKHDCRCEEEDASPLSPTIRSNGERKRRRSLPCGPAESPCVTSQPMPLPSLQEHIPQETKDNANPRGSAEMMNNNRSATRTLQNRPENRNEVRTRNNLNSDHLEHWFKVQLKIEEHEGNLEKRCKRTAKEEIVNPKMNVDRIEESYNNSVKNSTNVGTGSGDASEMTSATKGGGLLDNFAPFAPAVWPFVSSWQNSNMNSKFQSLRGVKEARFNDSERSYKPLIVKDTLHNASNDPYAQPTPFHESNPGPSTYKWMQKLDNSACTVHQSCSKNVNKIVAEARVSTGQDALEINKEDNALRNSQRKTGKSDLGQLMWRLSIPDEKDKSEEGGLLDWFSKVSGRVLGVAATKGYVGGNKTKSGSLKQPEHPAGQQGANEIKFKNCNLELSQREVDEVLAVLRARTPSGRRRSTVKNVRRRNVERPERGGDGVEKIPAKCASPDEEAMRSNSMNRPAGVCRVRALKSCEDCNRGSCKMIDHQIPEEQSSPLDRVYYDKNVYHPTRPNPADRRANRLNEERANGDADHLQNVSTKADVLLGAILRTSKDRKDPPDVSSNGTSPRSTTIVDDDSSDDDSCSSSVEKLDQQNNGTAGLSNDDKFLPLNKRFHRFRQLFKKEVDKRIAMMAEEGPFSPETTPSPTPSQRSNSALLRYNNEQPNLHNARSSRVKRRIDFVNFPEVTEEKEDTAVPRAKETHQKPRESRSTNNNRECDSAGLNNRQNHRDRRLLEGAKEPAVEEERGEKKDIAILQKNNLTTLTTAQNGHPSSKVRNGNHKDGIAETGDDETVDKSVPSALEQERFRRSLENAASMVFHSRTGLPLTSSPAPLRRGSCCFDYDSSLNSVSSKRNALFELNTPPSPGAVSLEETDRETETPKRRSNSRHRPQSHALLGSFEESALNGRLEPVSTVHGFTAELGASGSFCPKHQKLPVTVFFYTLGDNDKVSTPYLAHINLEKKGYQVPRSGTIQVTLLNPLGTVVKMFVVLYDLTDMPPRSHTFLRQRTLRDKTLRYLVHLRFMSSKSGRIYLHTDIRMIICRKSDVDTASDLGSEPPKELRSYIHGPTNPKFSPRC